The proteins below come from a single Mycolicibacterium sp. TY81 genomic window:
- a CDS encoding DUF5994 family protein, which yields MAYVAQRIRADKPVRLCLSDKLGRRIDGAWWPYTGVLADEFGGLMAVLDDRLGKIAEVGINWSPLHNPPNLNWQAWRGRAQHIMTVEGCEATATLLIVPSTTNNTLAGMVLRRAAGQPVDPRRGEDAMLETAEEILTAARRQRVSGKVLD from the coding sequence ATGGCGTACGTCGCGCAACGGATCCGCGCCGACAAGCCCGTCCGGCTGTGCCTGTCCGACAAGCTCGGTCGTCGGATCGACGGGGCCTGGTGGCCGTACACGGGAGTCCTGGCCGACGAATTCGGGGGCCTGATGGCGGTTCTCGATGACCGTCTCGGGAAGATCGCGGAGGTCGGCATCAACTGGTCGCCCCTGCACAATCCGCCGAACCTCAATTGGCAGGCCTGGCGTGGACGCGCGCAGCACATCATGACCGTGGAAGGGTGCGAAGCCACCGCCACCCTGTTGATCGTGCCCAGCACGACCAACAACACGCTCGCCGGCATGGTGCTGCGCCGCGCTGCCGGTCAGCCGGTAGACCCGCGTCGCGGTGAGGACGCGATGCTGGAGACCGCCGAGGAAATCCTGACAGCCGCACGGCGGCAACGTGTTTCGGGAAAGGTTCTGGACTGA
- a CDS encoding MaoC family dehydratase: protein MPINPNAIGAKTAPQPFEWTERDTLLYALGVGCGTKDLAFTTENSHGIDQQVLPTYAVICCPAWGAVGEVGSFNFGKLLHGSQQIRLHAPLPPSGRFNVSSEVVDIQDKGEGKNAILTFKGTATDDSGNVIAESWSTAVIRGEGGFGGQPGERAAAPEIPDRPADAVVALPTTEDQPLIYRLSGDRNPLHSDPWFAQTLAGFPKPILHGLCTYGVAGRVLVTELAGGDAAKIKAVGARFTSPVFPGETLTTSVWRTEPGHAVFRTEAAAADGSNARLVLEDGTAEYSD from the coding sequence ACCGAGCGCGACACCCTGCTCTACGCACTCGGAGTGGGTTGCGGGACGAAGGATTTGGCGTTCACCACGGAGAACAGCCATGGCATCGACCAGCAGGTGCTGCCCACCTACGCGGTGATCTGCTGCCCGGCCTGGGGCGCTGTCGGGGAGGTCGGCAGCTTCAACTTCGGCAAGCTGCTGCACGGCAGCCAGCAGATTCGGCTGCACGCGCCGCTGCCGCCGTCGGGCCGATTCAACGTCAGCTCCGAGGTGGTCGACATCCAGGACAAGGGCGAGGGCAAGAACGCCATCCTGACGTTCAAGGGCACCGCCACGGACGACAGCGGGAATGTGATCGCCGAATCCTGGTCGACCGCGGTGATCCGCGGTGAGGGTGGATTCGGCGGGCAGCCAGGGGAGCGGGCCGCCGCGCCGGAGATCCCGGATCGCCCGGCCGACGCCGTCGTGGCGCTGCCCACCACCGAGGATCAGCCGCTGATCTACCGGCTCTCCGGCGACCGGAACCCGCTGCACAGCGACCCGTGGTTCGCGCAGACCCTCGCCGGCTTCCCGAAGCCGATCCTGCACGGCCTGTGCACCTACGGCGTCGCCGGCCGCGTCCTGGTCACCGAGCTCGCCGGCGGTGACGCCGCCAAGATCAAGGCCGTCGGCGCGCGCTTCACATCCCCGGTGTTCCCCGGCGAGACGTTGACGACATCGGTGTGGCGCACCGAGCCTGGGCACGCGGTGTTCCGTACCGAGGCCGCTGCGGCCGACGGCAGCAACGCCCGGCTGGTGCTCGAAGACGGGACCGCGGAGTACAGCGACTGA